The following coding sequences are from one uncultured Cohaesibacter sp. window:
- the ccmE gene encoding cytochrome c maturation protein CcmE, with product MSRKQKRMMLIGAAGAVLFAAVGLILFALQSQITFFMSPSEIAENGVASGQRIRLGGLVKEQTVVRADNAHVSFVVTDGGAEIKVAYAGILPDLFREGQGVVTEGVLKPDGTFTADTVLAKHDENYMPREVADALKEQGHWQDSYGKVKAN from the coding sequence ATGTCGAGAAAGCAAAAAAGGATGATGTTGATTGGTGCTGCCGGGGCAGTCCTCTTTGCCGCAGTCGGCCTTATTCTGTTTGCGCTTCAAAGCCAGATCACATTCTTTATGAGCCCTTCAGAAATCGCTGAAAACGGTGTTGCTTCAGGGCAGAGAATTCGCCTCGGCGGATTGGTTAAAGAACAAACCGTGGTGCGTGCTGACAATGCTCACGTTTCCTTTGTGGTGACCGATGGGGGGGCGGAAATCAAAGTAGCCTATGCGGGCATTTTGCCGGACCTGTTCAGAGAAGGACAAGGCGTGGTTACAGAGGGGGTTCTAAAACCAGACGGCACCTTCACTGCAGACACCGTGCTTGCCAAGCATGATGAAAATTATATGCCGCGCGAAGTGGCGGATGCCTTGAAAGAACAAGGCCATTGGCAAGATAGTTATGGCAAGGTGAAAGCAAACTGA
- the ccmI gene encoding c-type cytochrome biogenesis protein CcmI yields MFWTIAVLLTLVIVAVTIYPLLRKERQLNSANAYDVTIYRSQLKEIDGDVERGLIDVAEAEAARAEVARRLIGAQDALDKEGQVQNGSTGAPDQKETSDSRNSNLKFAVVAVALLIPILSLGLYFALGSPNLEGQPLQARLSKPASEQSLSELVATAERKLAREPDDLVGWKKIAPIYARMRRTQDAIFAYSNILRLEGESVDALSDLGEVMVIRDAGVVSRKAKELFERANLLDAKAPKPRFFLAVALGQSGQEQEAIDEWASLVEDSPEGAPWVPFAKGQIAALEKRLSDAVAAGQNDTSGETAQQKASGGTPLSGPSQDDVEAASEMTAQERQDMVENMVANLAERLNSEGGSADEWVRLIRAELVLNRPDMAAKSVIRALDAMQSDVDGLEKVKAAARSLGLSINQ; encoded by the coding sequence ATGTTTTGGACAATTGCCGTTTTATTGACACTTGTTATCGTCGCTGTCACGATATATCCGCTGTTGCGCAAAGAGCGTCAGCTAAATAGCGCAAACGCTTATGATGTGACGATCTATAGATCTCAGCTCAAAGAGATTGACGGAGATGTCGAGCGCGGACTGATTGATGTTGCTGAGGCTGAAGCAGCACGCGCAGAAGTCGCTCGGCGCTTGATTGGTGCTCAAGATGCTCTCGATAAAGAGGGCCAAGTCCAAAATGGATCTACAGGTGCTCCTGATCAAAAGGAAACAAGCGATAGCCGCAATTCTAATTTGAAATTTGCTGTGGTTGCTGTTGCACTACTAATACCTATTCTTTCTTTGGGGCTCTATTTCGCGCTAGGTTCTCCTAATCTTGAGGGGCAGCCATTGCAGGCCCGATTGTCAAAACCAGCCTCTGAGCAGAGCCTTTCAGAGTTGGTGGCAACTGCTGAGCGTAAATTGGCAAGAGAACCAGACGATTTGGTCGGCTGGAAAAAGATCGCACCCATTTATGCCCGTATGCGTAGAACGCAGGATGCGATATTTGCCTACAGTAATATCTTGCGTCTCGAGGGCGAAAGCGTTGATGCCTTGTCCGATCTGGGGGAGGTGATGGTCATTCGTGACGCCGGGGTTGTTTCCCGCAAAGCGAAGGAGCTTTTCGAAAGAGCGAATCTTCTTGATGCGAAGGCGCCAAAGCCTCGTTTCTTTCTCGCCGTAGCATTGGGACAATCTGGTCAGGAACAGGAAGCTATTGATGAGTGGGCATCGCTTGTAGAAGACTCTCCTGAAGGAGCGCCATGGGTGCCATTCGCTAAAGGGCAAATTGCAGCACTGGAAAAACGACTATCAGATGCTGTTGCTGCCGGTCAAAACGATACTAGCGGAGAAACAGCTCAGCAAAAGGCTTCTGGAGGAACTCCGCTTTCAGGTCCTTCTCAGGACGATGTTGAAGCCGCTTCCGAGATGACCGCGCAAGAACGGCAGGACATGGTTGAGAATATGGTCGCAAATCTTGCAGAGCGTCTCAACAGTGAAGGTGGATCTGCGGACGAATGGGTGCGTCTCATCAGAGCAGAATTGGTTTTGAATAGGCCTGACATGGCGGCAAAATCTGTAATCCGTGCTCTTGACGCCATGCAATCGGATGTGGACGGGCTCGAGAAAGTGAAAGCTGCAGCACGCTCGCTGGGGCTCTCCATTAATCAATAA
- a CDS encoding RT0821/Lpp0805 family surface protein has protein sequence MKFKSLMIVVAASALLAGCQGGPKETFGGLTGAVAGGVLGAQVGSGEGKMLAIAAGSALGALAGSSIGRMMDENDQRMAEQAQYRALEYGRSGAPVSWNNPDTGHYGQIVPTQSYTVNDLNCRDYTHTIYIDGQPQTARGRACRQSDGTWRPVD, from the coding sequence ATGAAATTCAAATCACTCATGATCGTTGTTGCCGCGAGCGCTTTGCTGGCCGGTTGTCAGGGCGGGCCAAAGGAAACCTTTGGCGGTTTGACTGGTGCTGTGGCTGGTGGCGTGCTTGGTGCTCAAGTAGGTAGTGGCGAAGGCAAGATGCTGGCGATTGCTGCTGGGTCAGCACTTGGAGCGCTGGCAGGATCTTCCATTGGTAGAATGATGGATGAAAACGATCAGAGAATGGCTGAACAGGCACAATATCGTGCGCTTGAATACGGTCGCTCTGGTGCTCCGGTATCTTGGAACAACCCGGACACGGGCCATTATGGCCAAATTGTTCCAACTCAGTCATATACGGTGAATGATTTGAACTGCCGCGACTACACGCATACGATTTACATCGATGGTCAGCCGCAAACCGCACGAGGGAGAGCATGCCGTCAAAGTGACGGAACATGGCGCCCTGTTGATTGA
- a CDS encoding ATP-binding protein yields the protein MMKSITRYLVVNISIWAFLAALSSGVVLTSFFRLTVEDNFDSQLDIVLKMLVGELATQLFSSQELTMPGNLGQPRFELPLSGWYWTVSKKEGSRPLFASVSLAGDDISIESVSPKQYRGGIGRYLLGRGPGGKRIRILEREISFGTGESYYFRVTGAASELDQQVNGFQNKAWLLMALFGIVLLVASILLVRTSLKPLHLLQKRVRDVAAGRAETITGDYPREVAGLVDEANLLIASNKDTLERARTQLGNLAHALKTPLSVMTNEVRAAKAEKADLLVQQVDIMRDQIQLYLDRARFAARHNTIGTVTNIVPVLTKLTNVMNKIHPDKQVLFVCDVDDRVSFRGERQDLEEMVGNLVDNACKWASGRVSVSLRNVSSSYNKKRRAQSPNSLRIWLEIVIEDDGPGLDEDEAREALKRGKRLDESKPGSGLGLSIVSEMVGLYQGEFLLDRSELGGLKAILVLPALNDAT from the coding sequence ATGATGAAATCAATCACACGCTATCTTGTTGTCAATATTTCGATTTGGGCTTTCTTGGCTGCTCTGAGTTCTGGGGTCGTTCTGACCTCGTTTTTCAGACTGACCGTTGAAGACAACTTCGATTCTCAACTGGATATAGTGTTAAAAATGCTCGTTGGAGAGTTGGCCACTCAGCTCTTTAGTTCCCAAGAGTTAACGATGCCCGGAAATCTCGGCCAACCGCGCTTTGAACTACCGCTGTCTGGTTGGTATTGGACCGTAAGCAAAAAAGAAGGAAGCCGACCGCTTTTCGCATCCGTCTCTTTGGCAGGTGACGATATTTCAATAGAGTCCGTTAGCCCCAAACAATATCGGGGAGGAATCGGACGCTATCTTCTGGGGCGGGGGCCGGGTGGCAAGAGAATCAGGATTCTTGAACGAGAAATTTCTTTCGGCACTGGAGAGAGCTATTATTTCAGGGTGACGGGAGCCGCTTCAGAACTGGATCAACAGGTAAACGGGTTTCAGAACAAAGCATGGCTATTGATGGCCTTGTTCGGCATCGTGCTACTTGTAGCTTCAATTCTCCTTGTTCGAACTTCTCTCAAACCATTGCACCTATTGCAAAAAAGGGTGAGAGACGTCGCCGCAGGACGGGCCGAAACGATTACTGGAGACTATCCAAGGGAAGTTGCTGGGCTCGTGGATGAAGCCAATCTGCTCATCGCGTCAAACAAGGACACTTTGGAGAGAGCCAGAACTCAGCTTGGTAATTTGGCACACGCTCTTAAAACGCCATTGTCTGTTATGACAAATGAGGTGAGGGCGGCAAAGGCTGAGAAAGCAGATCTTCTTGTTCAACAAGTCGATATCATGCGAGATCAAATCCAGCTCTATCTGGATCGGGCCAGATTTGCCGCACGGCATAACACGATTGGAACCGTAACGAATATCGTACCGGTCTTGACCAAGCTGACGAATGTAATGAATAAAATCCACCCGGATAAACAGGTGCTGTTTGTCTGTGACGTCGATGACCGCGTGAGCTTCAGAGGTGAACGGCAAGATTTGGAAGAGATGGTTGGAAATTTGGTCGATAACGCTTGTAAATGGGCTTCGGGCCGCGTTTCTGTCTCTCTGCGGAATGTTTCATCCTCGTACAATAAAAAGAGGAGGGCTCAAAGCCCAAATTCGCTGCGAATCTGGTTGGAGATCGTGATAGAAGATGATGGTCCAGGTCTTGATGAGGATGAAGCGCGTGAGGCATTGAAACGCGGAAAACGTCTTGACGAAAGCAAGCCGGGATCAGGGCTCGGGTTGTCGATCGTCTCGGAAATGGTCGGGCTTTATCAAGGAGAGTTTTTGCTGGATAGGTCTGAGTTGGGCGGATTGAAAGCGATCCTTGTTCTGCCTGCCCTGAATGACGCTACATGA
- a CDS encoding response regulator transcription factor produces MRILVVEDETELNRQLKEEMEANGYVVDCAFDGEEGHFLGDTEPYDAVILDIGLPKMDGISVLEAWRREGRLMPVLILTARDRWSDKVQGIDAGADDYVAKPFHMEEVVARVRALVRRSAGFASNEITCGPIRLDARSGRVTVDGLTIKLTSHEFRLLSYLMHHQGEIISRTELVEHMYDQDFDRDSNTIEVFIGRLRKKIGVDAIQTVRGLGYNMVSPEAAK; encoded by the coding sequence ATGCGCATTCTGGTCGTGGAAGATGAGACGGAGCTGAACCGCCAACTCAAAGAAGAAATGGAAGCTAACGGCTATGTGGTCGACTGCGCATTTGATGGTGAAGAGGGCCATTTCCTCGGCGATACAGAGCCTTATGATGCTGTAATCCTCGATATCGGGTTGCCAAAAATGGATGGTATCAGTGTATTGGAAGCATGGCGCCGAGAAGGACGTCTGATGCCGGTACTCATCCTGACTGCTCGAGATCGCTGGAGCGACAAAGTCCAGGGCATTGACGCGGGGGCGGATGATTACGTCGCCAAACCGTTTCATATGGAAGAAGTCGTTGCTCGTGTCCGAGCATTGGTTCGTCGATCAGCAGGATTTGCTTCTAACGAAATAACATGCGGTCCCATTCGACTTGATGCTCGTTCAGGCCGTGTGACCGTGGACGGACTGACCATCAAACTGACTTCGCATGAGTTTCGCCTGTTGTCATATTTGATGCACCATCAAGGAGAAATCATTTCTCGCACGGAACTTGTTGAACACATGTATGATCAGGACTTTGATCGCGATTCAAATACGATCGAGGTGTTTATCGGGCGATTGCGGAAGAAAATCGGTGTCGACGCGATTCAGACCGTAAGGGGTCTGGGGTATAATATGGTCTCACCTGAAGCGGCGAAATGA
- a CDS encoding PepSY domain-containing protein: protein MSLAAITQTANAVVEGEVVKANLCSSNGRLVYEVVVLSRQGNVSRLILDAKSGKTISVNE, encoded by the coding sequence ATGAGTCTTGCGGCTATTACTCAGACTGCCAATGCAGTTGTTGAGGGTGAGGTCGTAAAGGCAAATCTCTGTTCAAGCAATGGGCGCCTCGTTTATGAGGTTGTTGTCTTGTCTCGGCAGGGAAATGTATCTCGCCTCATTCTCGACGCCAAATCAGGCAAGACTATTTCGGTGAATGAATAG